The nucleotide window GTCTACATCTCGGGCATCGACCAGGCACAAGCAGTATTGGTGGTGGGACGCACCGAGGAAGCCAAGACCGGCAAGCTGCGCCCCGCATTGTTTGTGGTGCCCACCGACGCACCCGGCTTCACCTACACCCCGATCGACATGGAGTTGATCAGCCCGGAACGCCAATTCCAGGTCTTTCTCGACGACGTGCGGCTTCCCGCCGATGCCCTCGTCGGGGCCCAAGACGCCGCGATCGCACAGCTTTTCGCCGGCCTGAACCCGGAGCGCATTATGGGGGCGGCCAGCGCGGTGGGCATGGGCCGCTACGCACTGAGCAGAGCGGTCGACTACGTCAAGACCCGCAAGGTCTGGTCCACTCCGATTGGCGCCCACCAGGGGTTGGCACACCCCTTGGCGCAGTGCCACATCGAGGTGGAACTCGCCAAATTGATGATGCAGAAGGCAGCCGCCCTATATGACCACGGCGACGACGGAGGTGCCGCTGAGGCCGCCAATATGGCCAAATACGCTGCGGCCGAGGCTTCCTCACGGGCGGTCGACCAGGCCGTGCAGTCCATGGGCGGCAACGGCCTGACGAAAGAGTACGGCGTGGCGGCCATGATGACAACGTCCCGGCTTGCCCGGATCGCCCCGATCAGCCGGGAGATGATCTTGAACTTCGTCGCGCAGACATCGCTGGGCCTGCCCAGAAGCTACTGATGGACACGGTTGTCGAGTACGCCGGGCCCGATGAGTGCGGCGGGCCGGTAGCGCGGCTGACCCTGAATTCGCCGCACAACCGCAATGCGCTGTCCAGCACGCTGGTCAGCCAGCTACATCAGGGACTGCGGAGAGCGGCGGACGATCCCTCGGTGCGGGTAGTGGTACTGGGGCACACGGGCGGAACATTCTGCGCAGGTGCCGATTTGAGCGAAGCCGGCGGCAAAGACCCACACGACATGGCGGTAGCGCGGGCAAAGGAAATGACCGCGCTGCTACGCGCCATCGTCGAATCACCCATGCCCGTGGTCGGTGCCATCAACGGGCACGTTCGAGCCGGCGGGTTCGGCCTGGTGGGCGCGTGCGACATCGTGGTTGCCGGTCCGCGCAGCACTTTTGCGCTGACCGAGGCCCGCATCGGGGTCGCGCCGGCGATCATCTCGCTGACACTGCTGCCGAAAATGTCCGCACGGGCCGCCGCTCGCTACTACCTGACCGGCGAGAAATTCGGCGCCGACGAGGCCGCCGAGATCGGATTGATCACGATGGCGGCCGAGGATGTCGACGCAGTGGTGGCAGCGCTAGTCGCCGATGTTGGCCGCGGGTCGCCGCAGGGCCTGGCGGCGTCGAAAGCGCTGACGACGGCCGCCGTGTTAGCGGGATTCGACCGAGACGCCGAACGGCTTACCCAGGAGTCGGCGCGGCTGTTTGTCTCTGACGAAGCCCGCGAGGGCATGCTGGCGTTCCTGCAGAAACGCTCGCCCAGTTGGGTCACCGACTGAAATACCGGCAACCGAAGCCTCCGGAGAACCGGCGCCCCGACATCGTGGCGCAGCTAATCAGTTGGTCGGAAACACTATCCATTGCACAGTCGCGCGATAGGCCCGGCCCCGCAGTGGCCGCCCCCAGGAGCTGGCGATGGCGGCAACCGACCTGACCGGTATCGGCTCAGTGCTAGCGGCGGCGAACGCAGCCGCGGCCGCCGCGATCAAGAAAGTGGGCTACCAATTCTTAAGCGCCCAGGTGGCGGAGTTTCATCTGCGTTTCACGCAGGCCTTGACCACCGCTGGAAGTCCCATGGGGCCGCCGAACCCGCCAACGTCTCGCCGCTGTAGGTCCTCGAGCACACGGCTCGCGACATCAACGGACCTGCCCAAACGCCCGTGGGGCCCCGGCTTCGATCCATCCCGGCAAAACGCCGGCACCGCGGGGCACCGGCGCTAGCGGCGGCAACACCCAGCTGATCGGTCTCGGCGCGGCGCCGGAGCCGGCAGCGCAAGCGGCCCACCGTCGGCATCGCGCAGCCGCCCCAGCCGGTCGGCGGCCTCGCAGCAGGTAGAAAACACCCTGTTCGTCCGACGCCACCAGACCGGCCCGACCGTGCCAACGTTGCAGTTTAGACAACCTACTTGCAGCAAATCCTGGACGTCGTACGCTCGTTGGTGATGAGCAACCCAGCCCAGCGTGGCACAAAGGACACGCGCGACGATGCCTCGCTCGCGGCGGACACCGATCGTATCCAGATCGCGCAGCTGCTGGCATACGCGGCCGAACAAGGACGCCTGCAGCTGAACGAGTACGAAGACCGGCTTACCAGGGCTTATGCAGCAACCACCTACCGGGAGCTGGACCAGCTCCGGGCCGACTTACCCGGTGCGGCGGTAAGCCCCCGCCGCGGTGGTAACTGCAATCCGGCACCGTCGACGCTGCTGCTTGCCCTCCTCAGTGGATTCGAGCGGCGCGGCCGGTGGAACATACCCAAGAAGCTGACCACGTTCACCTTCTGGGGTAGCGGCGTCCTGGATCTGCGCTACGCCGACTTCACCTCGACCGAGGTCGAGATCCACGCGTACTCGATCATGGGCGTGCAGACCATCTTGTTGCCGCCGGAAATCAACGTCGAGATTCACGGCCACGGGATCATGGGCAACTTCGACCGCGAAGTCGCCGGCGAGGGCAGTCGGGGCGCGCCCAAAGTCAAGATCCGCGGCTTCTCGTTCTGGGGTGGCGTGGGCATCCAGCGCAAAGCGCGCAAGCCCCGCAAGAACTAGCAGCCTCGAGTTTGCCGGCCTACCTTCGCCGCCGCGACCTCAAGTAGTCGCCCACCACCGCCGCACCCAGCCCGTCCAGGTCGGGTTCGACCACTCGCCCCTCGACCCGTCGGGCCACCTGGTCGATGAATCGGGCCAGGCCGGGATCGCTACCCAACCTAAAGATCGTCACTTGGGCACCCAACCGGGCCATGTCGTCGAACCCCCGCACGGTATGTGCGATGGTCCGCGGATGTGGTGGGTAGTCGAAGAAGACGGCCGAACCGTCGCCATCGACGTCTTCGAGGTGGGCCGTCGGCTCACCGTCGGTCACCACCAACACAACGGGTTGCGCGTTGGGATGCCGGCGTAGGTGACGTCCGGCCAACGCCAGGGCGTGATGCAGGTTGGTGCCTTGCTCGTAGACTCCCTCCAAACCTGTCAGCTCCACGGCGGTCAACGTGCGCGCGTAGCGTCCGAACGCGATGATTTGCAGGGCATCGGAGCGGAAGCGGGTGCACACCAAATGGTGCAACGCCAGTGCCGTCCGCTTCATGGGGAGCCAGCGATTCTCCATCACCATCGAAAACGAGGTATCCACCAGCAGCGCGACCGCAGCCTGGGTACGCGTCTCGGTTTCGGAGACCTCGACGTCATCGACGGCGATCCGAATCGGGCCAGCCTTCCCGCCCAGGGGCGCCGTGCCCGCTTGTCGCAGCACCGCATTGGTCAATGTGCGCGCGATGTGCCACGGTTCGGTATCACCGAACTGCCACGGACGAGTCGCGCCGGTCAGCTCACCGGCGGCGCCCGCACGTTGGTGGTCACGTTCTCCACGACGACCCGAAAGCTGCTGCGCGACATCGCGCAACGCCGTCTCGCCAAGCCTGCGCATAGCCTTCGGCGACAGTCGCCACTGACCGTCGGAACCGCGATCCAGAAACCCCTGATTGACCAACGCGCGTTCCAATTCGGCGAGTGTTCGGGCATCCACGGCGGCCTGGTCGCCTAGTTGACGGGCCAGCGCATCCAGATCGACATCGTCCATCGTGGCACCCGGATAGCTCTGTGACAGCTGCTCGGCGAGCTGTTCGAGCTCCCCGATATCGGCGAGCGCCTGGGTTCCTTCACCCATGCCAAGCGGATCGTCGCCGGAGAATTGCTCGGAACCGGCCCAGTCCTCACCCGGCCGGGCGGCCTGCAAATGCGCGTCCAGCCGGCCCAGCGCCTGCATCAGCGAAGGCGATCCAAATGCCTGCTGCGCCAACGCATCCAGCTCATCTCGCTGGTCCTGACTCAGGCTGTTGCGGAACCGTTGCGCGGCCGCGGCGCGCTTGGCCAGTGAGTCCAGCAGCTCCTCGATATTGCGGGGGTTCTCCGGAAAAAATTCGCCATGCTTACTCATGAAGTCTTGAAAATCTTCGGACGAATCCTGTCCTCGAGCATGCTTGTCCAACAGATTGTTGAGGTCATCAAGCATCTCGTTGACGCGCTGACGATCCTCGTCGGTAGCGCCCTGCAATGCCTGCTTCATCCCGGCGAAACGTTGATCGAGCATCTCGCGGCCGAGCAGATCCTTGATCTGCTCATACTTTTCGCGGGCCTCACCGCTGCGCCAGTCGTACTCCGAAAGCTCTTGAACCGCCTTGGCAGGCGAAGGCGGAAGCGCCTCGAGCTGCAATTCGGAGAAGCGTGCGTCGTCGTCGAGTGCGCGGGCCAATTCCTTGCGTTCGGCCAGTACGGCCTCGTCGAGCAGCCTTTTGATCTCTTGCAACGTCCCGTCCAGGTTGTTGCGGCGCAATAGCTCGCGGCGGCGCCGATTCGCCTCCGCGGCCAGCCGGTCGGCGCCCGGCATGTTCTTGGTACCCCGCCGCAGCAGCTCGGAGAGCGCCCGGCGCGGCGAGGCGCCAGCCATGACGTCTTGTCCGATCTGTTCTAGCGCCTCACGCAGATCTACCGGCGGTGCCAGCGGATCGGGTCCGCCGGTATACGCCGAGTAGCGAGACGAATGCCCCCGCGAACCGGGCTTAGCCATAGACGGTTTGGCCCTCCCCGGACATCTTGTCGATTCGCTTGGCCAGGTACAGCGCTTCCAACGCCAGTTCCAATGCCGCGGCGCGTTCGCCCTCGGATTCGGCGTTGAGTTTCCGCGCGATACTGTCCACCACCGGCAGGCCCGGGACCGCGGCCAGCACATCCTTGGCCGACACCCGATCTCCCGTCGTCACCGCTGAACCGCTCTCGACCGCGGCCACCAGCGAGCCGACGTCGATGCCGGCGAGCACTCGCGACGCGGTGTCGGCGGTGGCACGGCGCAACAGGTGCTCGAGCACGGCTTGCTCGCGGCCCTCCTCGCCGGACTCGAATTCCAGCTTGCCGCGCAGGACATCGATCACCGTTCCCAAATCGACCACTCGGGCCACCGGGTCGGTCTCCCCCAATATCGCACCCCGGTGCCGGGCCGCCGCCGCGACCGTCTCCGCCGCCGCGATCGCGAACCGTGCCGAGACCCCGGATCGTTGATCGACCGAACTGGACTCCCGCAGATAGCGGGCAAAGCGCGCGAGCACCTGCATTAGGTAATCGGGCAACTGGGCGCTGAGGTGCGCCTCCTGGGCGATGACGCCGATCTCGGCTGCCAGCTCCCGCGGGTAGTGCGTGCGGATTTCGGCGCCGAACCGGTCTTTGAGCGGGGTAATGATGCGACCGCGGTTGGTGTAGTCCTCGGGGTTGGCACTGGCGACCACCAATACGTCCAGCGGCAGGCGCAACGTGTACCCGCGCACCTGGATGTCGCGCTCCTCCATGACGTTGAGCATGGACACCTGAATGCGCTCGGCCAGGTCCGGCAGCTCGTTGACCGCGACAATGCCGCGGTGCGCGCGCGGGATCAGTCCGTAGGCGATGGTCTCGGGATCCCCGAGGCTGCGTCCCTCGGCGACCTTGATCGGGTCGATATCGCCGACCAGGTCGGCGACGCTGGTATCGGGAGTGGCCAACTTCTCGGTGTAACGCTCGCTGCGATGCTTCCAGGCCACCGGCAGGTCATTACCGAGCTGCGCGGCCCGCCGGATCGATTCCGGCGTGATTGGGCGGTAAGGGTGCTCCCCCAGCTCGGCTCCACCGATCACCGGCGTCCACTCGTCGAGCAAGCCGGTAAGTGCCCGCAGCAGCCGAGTCTTGCCCTGGCCACGTTCACCGAGCAGTACAAAATCGTGACCGGCGATCAACGCACGTTCCAGCTGCGGAATCACCGTGTCATCGAAACCCAAAATGCCTGGCCAGACGTCTGCGTTGTCTGGCCCATCGGCCAGCGCGGTCAACAGATTCTCGCGGATTTCCTGTTTGACCCCCCGTTCACGGTGACCAGAGGCACGCAGCTCGCCAACTGTGCGGGGCAGATTGCTCGGTGAAGTCACCACTCCACGCTACGACGGTTGCCTTTCTTCTGGCGACGGGAGCGAATTTCGCCCCCTACTTTCTGGGCACTTCGCGGCGTGTCGCGTCGCGGAACGCGCTGGCGGGTCTAGGACCCTAGTGTGCGAAGTGACGGGCTCCAGTGAGGTACAAGGTGATGCCCGCGCGTGCCGCGGCCTCGGTGACTTCATCATCACGAACCGAGCCGCCCGGGTGCACGATCGCCTTGACCCCAGCGCCCGTCAGCTTCTCGAGCCCATCGGGGAAGGGGAAGAACGCGTCCGATGCCGCGACCGCCCCGCGCACTCGCTGGCCACCGCGTTCCACGGCCAGCCGGGCGGCATCGACTCGGTTGACCTGGCCCATACCGACGCCAATGGTGGCGCCGTCCGCGACAATGACGATCGCATTCGACTTGACCGCACGGCAGGCCCGCCACGCGAACACCAAGTCGGTCAGGGTCGCCGGGTCGGCGGGCGAGCCGGCAGCCAGCGTCCAGTTGATCGGGTTGTCACCGGACGCGTCGAGCTGGTCACGCTCTTGCATCAGCAGTCCGCCACTGATGGGGCGCAGTTCGGTGCCACCCTTTTGCGGCTCGGATGCCACCAGCACCCGGATGTTCTTTTTCTTTGTCAACAGGTCAAGGGCGCCTGATTCGTAAGCGGGCGCGACGATCACTTCGGTGAAAATCGTACTGACGTACTCGGCCATCTCGACGCTGACCTCAGTGTTCGATGCGATTACTCCGCCATATGCGCTCAGCGGATCGCAGTCATGTGCCTTGCGATGGGCGTCGGCGACAGACACCTCTGAAATTGCGATGCCACACGGGTTGGCATGCTTGATGATTGCCACGCATATCTGTTCGTGGTCGAAAGCGGCCCGCCAAGCCGCGTCGGCATCGGTAAAGTTGTTGTAGGACATCTCTTTTCCATGCAGCTGCTCAGCCTGAGCCAGTCCCGGCCAGGCACCGGGATCGGTGTAGAGAGCGGCCTGCTGGTGTGGGTTCTCCCCGTAGCGCAGCATCGCCTGGCGACGCCAGTTCCTGGCGAACCAGTGCGGAAAGGACGTCTGGGGATGCTCGGGCGCCAACGTCGACTGCATCCAGCTCGCGACGGCGATGTCGTATTCGGCCGTGTGCTGAAACGCCAGCGACGCCAGCTGTTTGCGTTCGCCGAACGTGAACCCGCCGGCGCGAAGCGCGGCTAGCACGCCGTCATAACCCAGCGGGTCGGTCACCACGGCCACGCTGGGATGATTCTTGGCCGCCGCCCGCACCATCGAAGGTCCTCCGATATCGATCTGCTCCACGCATTCGTCAACGGTCGCACCCGACTCGACGGTTTCGCTGAACGGGTACAAGTTGACGACCACCAGTTCGAACGCGGCTACGCCGAGCTTCTCCAGCGCCGCGGCATGCTCGGGCTTGCGCAAATCAGCCAACAGACCGGCGTGCACCCGCGGGTGCAGCGTCTTGACCCTGCCGTCGAGCACCTCGGGGAAGCCGGTTAATTCCTCCACCCGGGTCACTGGAATACCTTGATTTCCAATGGTATTCGCTGTTGATCCGGTCGAGACGATCTCGACTCCGGCCGCGGTCAGACCCTTGGCCAGATCGATTAGGCCGCGCTTGTCGTACACGCTGATCAATGCCCGACGGATGGGTTTCCTGGTGCCGTCGCTGCTCATCCTGTGCTCATCCTAGGGTCGCCTTTCGTCCAATAACCGTCACGCCGCCGGTAGCAATCGCGGCCACGACATCCACCAAGAGTTTTCGTTCCACCACTTTGATGCGTTCGTGCAAGGTCGCCTGATCGTCGCCGTCGCGCACCGGAACGGCCTGCTGCGCGAGTAACGGCCCGGTGTCCATGCCAGCATCCACCAGGTGCACGGTGCAGCCAGTGACCTTCACACCATAGGCCAATGCCTCGGCCACCCCGTGGGCGCCGGGGAAGGCCGGCAGGAGTGCTGGATGGGTATTGATGATGCGGCCGTAAAAACGCGAAAGAAATTGTGGTCCAAGAATTCTCATGAATCCCGCGGATACCACCAAGTCGGGACTATGGGCGGCGGTGGCCTCGGTAATGGCGGTATCCCACGCATCGCGGCTGGGATGGTCGGCGACTCGGACGGTAAAGGCCGGCAACGATGCCTGCGCGGCTATCTTGGTAGCCCGGCAGTCGCGGTCCACACCGACTGCGACGACCCGCGCTGGATAGGCCCCGACGGCGGCTTCGAGCAGCGAGTTCAGCAGCGAACCGGTGCCTGATGCCAATACCACCACTCGTGCCGGCGCACTCGGGGGTACACGGAGCGGTTCCTGCACACGCCGAGCCTAGTCTGGCGACGATGCCGGCCACGGCAGTGGCCGGAGAAGGAGCCAGACAATCCGATCTAGTCTGGCGACGATGCCGGCCACGGCAGTGGCCGGAGAAGGAGCCAGACAATCCGATCTAGTCTGGCGACGATGCCGGCCACGGCAGTGGCCGGAGAAGGAGTTAGTGGAGCCTGCGCCCACGTCGATACTCGCTGGGCGTGTCGCCGCCCCACGTCCAGTCTGGACGCCGTCAGCGCAGACTCGTTGCCGCCGCCGGTCCTGGCGCGACCAGCGGGCATCCAATTTGCCCACCTTTCCGCGACAACCGCCGACCCCGCTGCTGCCCACAGGACTGTGTCTAGTCCTCCGGGGGCAGGCCGAGATCACGTTCAGCCTGCTCGTCGGCCTCATCAGCTGACGGTGCATGCGGGTCGTCGTTATCGGAGACCTCAAACTCCGTGCTGGCCTCAGCCTCGGGGGGCAAAACCCCGTCCTCTGATGACTCCGCATCCGGTTCGCCGTCATCGAAAAGCTCCGCGGACGACTCGTCGTCTGCCGGCGACGCAGACGGGGCAGTCTGCGATTTGCGAACTTTGGGACGGCGCGTGACCCCGCCCGCCATCACCACTGTGAGGCCACCGATAACGGCGAACCAAAAGAACGCGCCGACCACCATGGCCCCCACATCCACGCCGACGGCGCCAAAGTTGCCCAACCTGCCGCCGCCGCCGTAGCCAAGCAGCGCCATCACCAACGCCCCGACAAGCGCGGCCACCAGCACCTTGGCCATGGCCGGCGCAAAAGGTAGCGCGCGTCGTGCGCACTGCTGTCCAACCGCCACACCGGACGCCGCTCCGATGATCAGCAAGGCGACCC belongs to Mycobacterium basiliense and includes:
- a CDS encoding acyl-CoA dehydrogenase family protein produces the protein MSDTSFIESEDRRALRKAVAEWVSNYGSEYYLKKARSQEHTDELWSEAGKLGFIGVNLPEEYGGGGAGMYELALVMEEMAAAGSALLLMVVSPAINGTIISKFGTDEQKQRWLPGIADGTLTMAFAITEPDAGSNSHNITTTARRDGGDWILKGQKVYISGIDQAQAVLVVGRTEEAKTGKLRPALFVVPTDAPGFTYTPIDMELISPERQFQVFLDDVRLPADALVGAQDAAIAQLFAGLNPERIMGAASAVGMGRYALSRAVDYVKTRKVWSTPIGAHQGLAHPLAQCHIEVELAKLMMQKAAALYDHGDDGGAAEAANMAKYAAAEASSRAVDQAVQSMGGNGLTKEYGVAAMMTTSRLARIAPISREMILNFVAQTSLGLPRSY
- a CDS encoding enoyl-CoA hydratase family protein; the encoded protein is MDTVVEYAGPDECGGPVARLTLNSPHNRNALSSTLVSQLHQGLRRAADDPSVRVVVLGHTGGTFCAGADLSEAGGKDPHDMAVARAKEMTALLRAIVESPMPVVGAINGHVRAGGFGLVGACDIVVAGPRSTFALTEARIGVAPAIISLTLLPKMSARAAARYYLTGEKFGADEAAEIGLITMAAEDVDAVVAALVADVGRGSPQGLAASKALTTAAVLAGFDRDAERLTQESARLFVSDEAREGMLAFLQKRSPSWVTD
- a CDS encoding PE family protein, with the protein product MAMAATDLTGIGSVLAAANAAAAAAIKKVGYQFLSAQVAEFHLRFTQALTTAGSPMGPPNPPTSRRCRSSSTRLATSTDLPKRPWGPGFDPSRQNAGTAGHRR
- a CDS encoding DUF1707 SHOCT-like domain-containing protein, translated to MSNPAQRGTKDTRDDASLAADTDRIQIAQLLAYAAEQGRLQLNEYEDRLTRAYAATTYRELDQLRADLPGAAVSPRRGGNCNPAPSTLLLALLSGFERRGRWNIPKKLTTFTFWGSGVLDLRYADFTSTEVEIHAYSIMGVQTILLPPEINVEIHGHGIMGNFDREVAGEGSRGAPKVKIRGFSFWGGVGIQRKARKPRKN
- a CDS encoding vWA domain-containing protein, which codes for MAKPGSRGHSSRYSAYTGGPDPLAPPVDLREALEQIGQDVMAGASPRRALSELLRRGTKNMPGADRLAAEANRRRRELLRRNNLDGTLQEIKRLLDEAVLAERKELARALDDDARFSELQLEALPPSPAKAVQELSEYDWRSGEAREKYEQIKDLLGREMLDQRFAGMKQALQGATDEDRQRVNEMLDDLNNLLDKHARGQDSSEDFQDFMSKHGEFFPENPRNIEELLDSLAKRAAAAQRFRNSLSQDQRDELDALAQQAFGSPSLMQALGRLDAHLQAARPGEDWAGSEQFSGDDPLGMGEGTQALADIGELEQLAEQLSQSYPGATMDDVDLDALARQLGDQAAVDARTLAELERALVNQGFLDRGSDGQWRLSPKAMRRLGETALRDVAQQLSGRRGERDHQRAGAAGELTGATRPWQFGDTEPWHIARTLTNAVLRQAGTAPLGGKAGPIRIAVDDVEVSETETRTQAAVALLVDTSFSMVMENRWLPMKRTALALHHLVCTRFRSDALQIIAFGRYARTLTAVELTGLEGVYEQGTNLHHALALAGRHLRRHPNAQPVVLVVTDGEPTAHLEDVDGDGSAVFFDYPPHPRTIAHTVRGFDDMARLGAQVTIFRLGSDPGLARFIDQVARRVEGRVVEPDLDGLGAAVVGDYLRSRRRR
- a CDS encoding ATP-binding protein, whose translation is MVTSPSNLPRTVGELRASGHRERGVKQEIRENLLTALADGPDNADVWPGILGFDDTVIPQLERALIAGHDFVLLGERGQGKTRLLRALTGLLDEWTPVIGGAELGEHPYRPITPESIRRAAQLGNDLPVAWKHRSERYTEKLATPDTSVADLVGDIDPIKVAEGRSLGDPETIAYGLIPRAHRGIVAVNELPDLAERIQVSMLNVMEERDIQVRGYTLRLPLDVLVVASANPEDYTNRGRIITPLKDRFGAEIRTHYPRELAAEIGVIAQEAHLSAQLPDYLMQVLARFARYLRESSSVDQRSGVSARFAIAAAETVAAAARHRGAILGETDPVARVVDLGTVIDVLRGKLEFESGEEGREQAVLEHLLRRATADTASRVLAGIDVGSLVAAVESGSAVTTGDRVSAKDVLAAVPGLPVVDSIARKLNAESEGERAAALELALEALYLAKRIDKMSGEGQTVYG
- the purH gene encoding bifunctional phosphoribosylaminoimidazolecarboxamide formyltransferase/IMP cyclohydrolase — its product is MSSDGTRKPIRRALISVYDKRGLIDLAKGLTAAGVEIVSTGSTANTIGNQGIPVTRVEELTGFPEVLDGRVKTLHPRVHAGLLADLRKPEHAAALEKLGVAAFELVVVNLYPFSETVESGATVDECVEQIDIGGPSMVRAAAKNHPSVAVVTDPLGYDGVLAALRAGGFTFGERKQLASLAFQHTAEYDIAVASWMQSTLAPEHPQTSFPHWFARNWRRQAMLRYGENPHQQAALYTDPGAWPGLAQAEQLHGKEMSYNNFTDADAAWRAAFDHEQICVAIIKHANPCGIAISEVSVADAHRKAHDCDPLSAYGGVIASNTEVSVEMAEYVSTIFTEVIVAPAYESGALDLLTKKKNIRVLVASEPQKGGTELRPISGGLLMQERDQLDASGDNPINWTLAAGSPADPATLTDLVFAWRACRAVKSNAIVIVADGATIGVGMGQVNRVDAARLAVERGGQRVRGAVAASDAFFPFPDGLEKLTGAGVKAIVHPGGSVRDDEVTEAAARAGITLYLTGARHFAH
- the purN gene encoding phosphoribosylglycinamide formyltransferase; this encodes MQEPLRVPPSAPARVVVLASGTGSLLNSLLEAAVGAYPARVVAVGVDRDCRATKIAAQASLPAFTVRVADHPSRDAWDTAITEATAAHSPDLVVSAGFMRILGPQFLSRFYGRIINTHPALLPAFPGAHGVAEALAYGVKVTGCTVHLVDAGMDTGPLLAQQAVPVRDGDDQATLHERIKVVERKLLVDVVAAIATGGVTVIGRKATLG